A portion of the Candidatus Obscuribacterales bacterium genome contains these proteins:
- the tyrA gene encoding bifunctional chorismate mutase/prephenate dehydrogenase produces MTDIQTLQSVDQALIHLLQQRVALLQASDTPCITTQIADVQPLLTEAGISEFTWKTLVTNCMAMLATDAPAQPQQRSDRRQVTIVGGRGAMGKLFCEQFTATGHTVSIMEQEDWDRADVLLGQADLVLLCVPLKLTAALARQVGPYLAPHTVLADIASTKVEVMQAMLDSHRGPVVGLHPMFGPGVTSLLGQKVVVCEGQQMSQCQWVLDWIEENGGNLIPATPDEHDSMMIAVQAIRFFSNFSLGTFYAEEGIDIERSFEFSSPLYRSEINTISRLVAQDAALYVDILLASDERRAAVGRLVDTYARLAQLIHDGDRAALIAEFEKTRESFRDGAERSLAESNYMLNNLSRFLAAHDAETRVSVTAERLSLPSVNRSKAPATKLGKAA; encoded by the coding sequence CCCTGCATCACAACCCAAATTGCGGACGTGCAACCCCTGCTCACTGAGGCTGGTATCTCAGAATTTACCTGGAAGACGTTAGTAACCAATTGCATGGCGATGCTTGCTACGGATGCTCCTGCTCAGCCTCAGCAACGAAGCGATCGCCGTCAAGTGACGATTGTGGGCGGACGGGGCGCAATGGGTAAGCTGTTCTGTGAGCAGTTTACAGCCACCGGCCATACGGTCAGCATCATGGAACAGGAGGACTGGGATCGGGCGGATGTCTTGTTAGGGCAAGCGGATTTAGTTTTGCTCTGTGTCCCGCTGAAACTAACTGCTGCCTTGGCTCGTCAAGTAGGGCCATACCTAGCTCCCCACACCGTATTAGCCGACATTGCTAGCACTAAGGTCGAGGTGATGCAGGCGATGCTGGATAGCCACCGTGGGCCAGTTGTGGGCTTACACCCGATGTTCGGCCCAGGGGTTACATCATTGCTGGGGCAAAAGGTGGTGGTTTGTGAGGGACAGCAGATGTCCCAATGCCAATGGGTTTTAGACTGGATCGAGGAAAATGGCGGCAATCTTATTCCCGCAACCCCTGATGAACATGACTCGATGATGATAGCTGTCCAGGCAATTCGCTTCTTCTCCAACTTTAGCTTGGGTACATTCTATGCTGAGGAAGGTATTGATATTGAGCGCAGTTTTGAATTTTCTAGCCCACTGTATCGTTCTGAAATCAACACGATTAGCCGCTTAGTTGCGCAGGATGCTGCCCTCTATGTTGACATTTTACTCGCCTCTGACGAACGTCGTGCTGCCGTCGGACGTCTGGTTGACACCTATGCTCGTCTCGCCCAGTTAATCCATGATGGCGATCGCGCTGCCCTGATTGCCGAATTTGAGAAAACGCGCGAAAGTTTCCGAGATGGGGCTGAGCGCTCGCTGGCAGAAAGTAACTACATGCTCAATAATCTCAGCCGCTTCTTAGCTGCTCATGATGCTGAAACTCGCGTCAGCGTTACGGCTGAGCGGCTATCGCTCCCATCGGTTAACCGTAGCAAAGCACCAGCAACTAAACTTGGAAAAGCGGCCTAA